Proteins encoded in a region of the Triticum dicoccoides isolate Atlit2015 ecotype Zavitan chromosome 3A, WEW_v2.0, whole genome shotgun sequence genome:
- the LOC119267072 gene encoding protein BREAST CANCER SUSCEPTIBILITY 2 homolog A-like isoform X2 encodes MARRWQVWGRPDGSQLWIPAPDPDAPPPPPAAAPPLPPPGRAAGTAAASFEDAQVKGRGAADGCRVESMADLLVQARNKLLEGDGMAGATGDAGKGELFCTGSGRPVSLSERAIRKARALVGEDVEKAGIKRKQSFGDVPDVEGGLREMGAPFRGGTMPPLFQTGSGKAVLPGRNSIQKARAILEDVDSAAGAAQPMFRTGMGRAVPVNRTLIDKARAVLEGQTAVEQGHYDESVDGMEQFPLFQTGSGRVVSVSSASVQKAKSVLKDNNTSKENTESFGRPDHTESFGRPDQTGSRRPVMISERSIERSIDAVNEGDAEKSGHWDTGCQFPMFQTGLGKPVAVSWNSVQKARAVLEEEKIKTTGHGDSSVCATTLQSETPRSVLMSSSLIMTDRSVTPNGDSAVQEKNHEDGNHLPLFQTGSGRSIAISKSSFKRATAVLEPRNITKELEAHLDGGHDTPMFKTGLGRSNLASDGCRTELCILEAEEAVKSVNNYNREAFVEVPAFQAGIQTFVPQNRSSSHKASMLLEQRNFTEKGYKDSGSQLPMFRTGSGKSVLISESSVQKAKAVLEEEVKINRDNHNLLNMDKNIPVFASPLKTSCARTVNISSAGVSRAATLLGLEENTLSTQFFGHVGDKLGTKIKFERKNPEQRLASGPTENQVRKEPHRPFELSNNTVSDSGEHSIRFSTAGGRSMAISSDALQRARSLLGESDHVVSTNNLVGRSLASACNVEMPNSTVAPKGGPDLSKISRVNGKTELTTFSHQAMSDRKHTGSFENAVPVIPATNKQPNMFHVGSRSISEIPKIPKPSSMCLSETDNANDTKDKTQRLHMPAGALVDISNFMGTHSGNIDHAVNEKRRIEGRNTASSFKRPRSSR; translated from the exons ATGGCGAGAAGGTGGCAGGTCTGGGGCCGGCCCGACGGCAGCCAACTCTGGAtccccgcccccgaccccgacgcgccgccgccgccgcccgccgcggccCCGCCTCTTCCTCCGCCGGGGCGCGCCGCGGGGACAGCCGCCGCTTCATTTGAGGACGCGCAGGTCAAAG GCCGGGGCGCTGCTGACGGATGCCGCGTCGAGTCCATGGCCGACCTCCTCGTCCAAG CGCGGAACAAGCTGCTCGAAGGTGATGGGATGGCCGGAGCAACCGGGGATGCAGGAAAAGGCGAGCTGTTCTGCACTGGATCGGGGAGACCAGTGTCCCTCAGCGAGAGGGCTATAAGGAAGGCCAGGGCGTTGGTCGGGGAGGATGTGGAGAAGGCTGGTATTAAGAGAA AGCAATCATTTGGCGATGTACCTGATGTAGAAGGCGGATTGAGAGAAATGGGCGCCCCATTTAGAG GTGGAACCATGCCCCCATTGTTCCAAACTGGGTCAGGAAAAGCGGTCTTGCCGGGCAGGAACTCAATCCAAAAGGCAAGAGCTATTTTAGAAG ATGTTGATAGTGCTGCTGGTGCCGCACAACCAATGTTCCGTACTGGAATGGGTAGGGCGGTTCCTGTGAACCGGACCCTTATTGACAAGGCAAGAGCTGTTTTGGAGGGACAAACAGCTGTAGAACAAGGTCATTATGATGAGA GTGTGGACGGCATGGAACAGTTTCCATTGTTCCAAACTGGTTCAGGAAGAGTTGTATCAGTCAGTTCAGCATCTGTTCAGAAAGCTAAGTCTGTGTTGAAGGATAATAATACAAGCAAGG AAAATACAGAGAGTTTTGGTAGGCCTGACCATACAGAGAGTTTTGGTAGGCCTGACCAAACTGGTTCAAGAAGACCAGTCATGATCAGCGAAAGATCCATTGAGCGATCTATAGATGCGGTGAATGAGGGAGATGCGGAAAAGAGTG GACATTGGGATACTGGTTGCCAGTTCCCAATGTTCCAAACAGGATTAGGGAAGCCTGTTGCTGTGAGCTGGAACTCAGTTCAGAAGGCAAGGGCAGTATTGGAGGAAGAAAAAATTAAAACAACTG GACATGGAGATAGCAGTGTTTGCGCCACAACTCTTCAAAGTGAAACGCCAAGGTCTGTTTTGATGAGTAGCAGTTTGATCATGACTGATAGAAGTGTTACACCGAATGGAGATAGTGCAGTGCAAG AGAAAAATCACGAGGATGGCAACCACTTGCCGTTGTTTCAAACCGGGTCAGGGAGGTCAATTGCTATAAGTAAGAGCTCATTTAAGAGGGCAACTGCAGTTCTGGAGCCAAGGAATATTACAAAGGAATTGGAAG CTCATTTAGATGGTGGCCATGATACTCCCATGTTCAAAACTGGATTAGGAAGGTCTAACTTAGCAAGTGATGGCTGTAGAACTGAATTGTGTATCTTAGAAGCTGAAGAAGCAGTCAAAAGTG TAAACAATTACAACAGAGAAGCCTTTGTTGAAGTGCCAGCGTTCCAAGCTGGGATACAAACGTTTGTACCCCAAAACAGAAGTTCAAGTCATAAGGCCAGTATGCTTTTGGAGCAACGAAACTTCACGGAGAAAG GATACAAAGACTCTGGAAGTCAACTGCCAATGTTTCGAACCGGATCTGGAAAGTCAGTCTTGATTAGTGAAAGCTCAGTGCAGAAAGCAAAGGCTGTTCTGGAGGAAGAGGTCAAAATAAACAGAG ATAATCATAATCTCCTTAACATGGACAAAAATATTCCTGTCTTTGCTTCACCTCTCAAGACAAGCTGTGCAAGAACAGTTAATATATCTTCAGCTGGTGTATCTCGAGCTGCTACTTTGTTGGGCTTGGAGGAGAATaccctttcaacacaattttttggACATGTGGGCGATAAGCTTGGCACGAAAATAAAATTTGAACGGAAAAATCCAGAACAGAGGCTTGCATCTGGTCCAACAGAAAACCAAGTGCGTAAGGAACCACACCGGCCATTTGAACTTTCTAATAACACAGTTTCTGATTCTGGTGAACATTCTATCAGATTCAGTACCGCGGGAGGCAGATCAATGGCTATTTCTAGTGATGCACTTCAACGTGCGAGAAGCCTTCTGGGTGAATCAGATCACGTGGTTTCAACAAATAATTTAGTAGGCCGCTCTTTGGCATCTGCATGTAATGTTGAGATGCCAAATTCAACCGTCGCCCCAAAAGGTGGACCTGATTTATCAAAAATAAGTAGGGTCAATGGAAAAACCGAACTTACAACATTTTCCCACCAGGCAATGTCTGATAGGAAGCACACTGGATCCTTTGAAAATGCTGTACCTGTTATCCCGGCGACTAACAAACAACCCAATATGTTTCATGTTGGGAGTCGTTCAATCAGTGAAATTCCAAAGATCCCGAAGCCCTCTTCCATGTGCTTATCTGAAACTGACAATGCAAATGACACTAAAGATAAGACCCAGCGACTCCATATGCCAGCTGGAGCGTTGGTTGACATTAGTAACTTCATGGGCACACATTCTGGAAATATTGACCATGCTGTTAATGAGAAGAGAAGAATTGAGGGAAGAAACACTGCATCTTCCTTTAAACGCCCCCGCTCTTCCAGATAG
- the LOC119267072 gene encoding protein BREAST CANCER SUSCEPTIBILITY 2 homolog A-like isoform X5: MARRWQVWGRPDGSQLWIPAPDPDAPPPPPAAAPPLPPPGRAAGTAAASFEDAQVKGRGAADGCRVESMADLLVQARNKLLEGDGMAGATGDAGKGELFCTGSGRPVSLSERAIRKARALVGEDVEKAGIKRKQSFGDVPDVEGGLREMGAPFRGGTMPPLFQTGSGKAVLPGRNSIQKARAILEGVDGMEQFPLFQTGSGRVVSVSSASVQKAKSVLKDNNTSKENTESFGRPDHTESFGRPDQTGSRRPVMISERSIERSIDAVNEGDAEKSGHWDTGCQFPMFQTGLGKPVAVSWNSVQKARAVLEEEKIKTTGHGDSSVCATTLQSETPRSVLMSSSLIMTDRSVTPNGDSAVQEKNHEDGNHLPLFQTGSGRSIAISKSSFKRATAVLEPRNITKELEDEAHLDGGHDTPMFKTGLGRSNLASDGCRTELCILEAEEAVKSVNNYNREAFVEVPAFQAGIQTFVPQNRSSSHKASMLLEQRNFTEKGYKDSGSQLPMFRTGSGKSVLISESSVQKAKAVLEEEVKINRDNHNLLNMDKNIPVFASPLKTSCARTVNISSAGVSRAATLLGLEENTLSTQFFGHVGDKLGTKIKFERKNPEQRLASGPTENQVRKEPHRPFELSNNTVSDSGEHSIRFSTAGGRSMAISSDALQRARSLLGESDHVVSTNNLVGRSLASACNVEMPNSTVAPKGGPDLSKISRVNGKTELTTFSHQAMSDRKHTGSFENAVPVIPATNKQPNMFHVGSRSISEIPKIPKPSSMCLSETDNANDTKDKTQRLHMPAGALVDISNFMGTHSGNIDHAVNEKRRIEGRNTASSFKRPRSSR, from the exons ATGGCGAGAAGGTGGCAGGTCTGGGGCCGGCCCGACGGCAGCCAACTCTGGAtccccgcccccgaccccgacgcgccgccgccgccgcccgccgcggccCCGCCTCTTCCTCCGCCGGGGCGCGCCGCGGGGACAGCCGCCGCTTCATTTGAGGACGCGCAGGTCAAAG GCCGGGGCGCTGCTGACGGATGCCGCGTCGAGTCCATGGCCGACCTCCTCGTCCAAG CGCGGAACAAGCTGCTCGAAGGTGATGGGATGGCCGGAGCAACCGGGGATGCAGGAAAAGGCGAGCTGTTCTGCACTGGATCGGGGAGACCAGTGTCCCTCAGCGAGAGGGCTATAAGGAAGGCCAGGGCGTTGGTCGGGGAGGATGTGGAGAAGGCTGGTATTAAGAGAA AGCAATCATTTGGCGATGTACCTGATGTAGAAGGCGGATTGAGAGAAATGGGCGCCCCATTTAGAG GTGGAACCATGCCCCCATTGTTCCAAACTGGGTCAGGAAAAGCGGTCTTGCCGGGCAGGAACTCAATCCAAAAGGCAAGAGCTATTTTAGAAG GTGTGGACGGCATGGAACAGTTTCCATTGTTCCAAACTGGTTCAGGAAGAGTTGTATCAGTCAGTTCAGCATCTGTTCAGAAAGCTAAGTCTGTGTTGAAGGATAATAATACAAGCAAGG AAAATACAGAGAGTTTTGGTAGGCCTGACCATACAGAGAGTTTTGGTAGGCCTGACCAAACTGGTTCAAGAAGACCAGTCATGATCAGCGAAAGATCCATTGAGCGATCTATAGATGCGGTGAATGAGGGAGATGCGGAAAAGAGTG GACATTGGGATACTGGTTGCCAGTTCCCAATGTTCCAAACAGGATTAGGGAAGCCTGTTGCTGTGAGCTGGAACTCAGTTCAGAAGGCAAGGGCAGTATTGGAGGAAGAAAAAATTAAAACAACTG GACATGGAGATAGCAGTGTTTGCGCCACAACTCTTCAAAGTGAAACGCCAAGGTCTGTTTTGATGAGTAGCAGTTTGATCATGACTGATAGAAGTGTTACACCGAATGGAGATAGTGCAGTGCAAG AGAAAAATCACGAGGATGGCAACCACTTGCCGTTGTTTCAAACCGGGTCAGGGAGGTCAATTGCTATAAGTAAGAGCTCATTTAAGAGGGCAACTGCAGTTCTGGAGCCAAGGAATATTACAAAGGAATTGGAAG ATGAAGCTCATTTAGATGGTGGCCATGATACTCCCATGTTCAAAACTGGATTAGGAAGGTCTAACTTAGCAAGTGATGGCTGTAGAACTGAATTGTGTATCTTAGAAGCTGAAGAAGCAGTCAAAAGTG TAAACAATTACAACAGAGAAGCCTTTGTTGAAGTGCCAGCGTTCCAAGCTGGGATACAAACGTTTGTACCCCAAAACAGAAGTTCAAGTCATAAGGCCAGTATGCTTTTGGAGCAACGAAACTTCACGGAGAAAG GATACAAAGACTCTGGAAGTCAACTGCCAATGTTTCGAACCGGATCTGGAAAGTCAGTCTTGATTAGTGAAAGCTCAGTGCAGAAAGCAAAGGCTGTTCTGGAGGAAGAGGTCAAAATAAACAGAG ATAATCATAATCTCCTTAACATGGACAAAAATATTCCTGTCTTTGCTTCACCTCTCAAGACAAGCTGTGCAAGAACAGTTAATATATCTTCAGCTGGTGTATCTCGAGCTGCTACTTTGTTGGGCTTGGAGGAGAATaccctttcaacacaattttttggACATGTGGGCGATAAGCTTGGCACGAAAATAAAATTTGAACGGAAAAATCCAGAACAGAGGCTTGCATCTGGTCCAACAGAAAACCAAGTGCGTAAGGAACCACACCGGCCATTTGAACTTTCTAATAACACAGTTTCTGATTCTGGTGAACATTCTATCAGATTCAGTACCGCGGGAGGCAGATCAATGGCTATTTCTAGTGATGCACTTCAACGTGCGAGAAGCCTTCTGGGTGAATCAGATCACGTGGTTTCAACAAATAATTTAGTAGGCCGCTCTTTGGCATCTGCATGTAATGTTGAGATGCCAAATTCAACCGTCGCCCCAAAAGGTGGACCTGATTTATCAAAAATAAGTAGGGTCAATGGAAAAACCGAACTTACAACATTTTCCCACCAGGCAATGTCTGATAGGAAGCACACTGGATCCTTTGAAAATGCTGTACCTGTTATCCCGGCGACTAACAAACAACCCAATATGTTTCATGTTGGGAGTCGTTCAATCAGTGAAATTCCAAAGATCCCGAAGCCCTCTTCCATGTGCTTATCTGAAACTGACAATGCAAATGACACTAAAGATAAGACCCAGCGACTCCATATGCCAGCTGGAGCGTTGGTTGACATTAGTAACTTCATGGGCACACATTCTGGAAATATTGACCATGCTGTTAATGAGAAGAGAAGAATTGAGGGAAGAAACACTGCATCTTCCTTTAAACGCCCCCGCTCTTCCAGATAG
- the LOC119267072 gene encoding protein BREAST CANCER SUSCEPTIBILITY 2 homolog A-like isoform X3: MARRWQVWGRPDGSQLWIPAPDPDAPPPPPAAAPPLPPPGRAAGTAAASFEDAQVKGRGAADGCRVESMADLLVQARNKLLEGDGMAGATGDAGKGELFCTGSGRPVSLSERAIRKARALVGEDVEKAGIKRKQSFGDVPDVEGGLREMGAPFRGGTMPPLFQTGSGKAVLPGRNSIQKARAILEDVDSAAGAAQPMFRTGMGRAVPVNRTLIDKARAVLEGQTAVEQGHYDESVDGMEQFPLFQTGSGRVVSVSSASVQKAKSVLKDNNTSKESFGRPDHTESFGRPDQTGSRRPVMISERSIERSIDAVNEGDAEKSGHWDTGCQFPMFQTGLGKPVAVSWNSVQKARAVLEEEKIKTTGHGDSSVCATTLQSETPRSVLMSSSLIMTDRSVTPNGDSAVQEKNHEDGNHLPLFQTGSGRSIAISKSSFKRATAVLEPRNITKELEDEAHLDGGHDTPMFKTGLGRSNLASDGCRTELCILEAEEAVKSVNNYNREAFVEVPAFQAGIQTFVPQNRSSSHKASMLLEQRNFTEKGYKDSGSQLPMFRTGSGKSVLISESSVQKAKAVLEEEVKINRDNHNLLNMDKNIPVFASPLKTSCARTVNISSAGVSRAATLLGLEENTLSTQFFGHVGDKLGTKIKFERKNPEQRLASGPTENQVRKEPHRPFELSNNTVSDSGEHSIRFSTAGGRSMAISSDALQRARSLLGESDHVVSTNNLVGRSLASACNVEMPNSTVAPKGGPDLSKISRVNGKTELTTFSHQAMSDRKHTGSFENAVPVIPATNKQPNMFHVGSRSISEIPKIPKPSSMCLSETDNANDTKDKTQRLHMPAGALVDISNFMGTHSGNIDHAVNEKRRIEGRNTASSFKRPRSSR, encoded by the exons ATGGCGAGAAGGTGGCAGGTCTGGGGCCGGCCCGACGGCAGCCAACTCTGGAtccccgcccccgaccccgacgcgccgccgccgccgcccgccgcggccCCGCCTCTTCCTCCGCCGGGGCGCGCCGCGGGGACAGCCGCCGCTTCATTTGAGGACGCGCAGGTCAAAG GCCGGGGCGCTGCTGACGGATGCCGCGTCGAGTCCATGGCCGACCTCCTCGTCCAAG CGCGGAACAAGCTGCTCGAAGGTGATGGGATGGCCGGAGCAACCGGGGATGCAGGAAAAGGCGAGCTGTTCTGCACTGGATCGGGGAGACCAGTGTCCCTCAGCGAGAGGGCTATAAGGAAGGCCAGGGCGTTGGTCGGGGAGGATGTGGAGAAGGCTGGTATTAAGAGAA AGCAATCATTTGGCGATGTACCTGATGTAGAAGGCGGATTGAGAGAAATGGGCGCCCCATTTAGAG GTGGAACCATGCCCCCATTGTTCCAAACTGGGTCAGGAAAAGCGGTCTTGCCGGGCAGGAACTCAATCCAAAAGGCAAGAGCTATTTTAGAAG ATGTTGATAGTGCTGCTGGTGCCGCACAACCAATGTTCCGTACTGGAATGGGTAGGGCGGTTCCTGTGAACCGGACCCTTATTGACAAGGCAAGAGCTGTTTTGGAGGGACAAACAGCTGTAGAACAAGGTCATTATGATGAGA GTGTGGACGGCATGGAACAGTTTCCATTGTTCCAAACTGGTTCAGGAAGAGTTGTATCAGTCAGTTCAGCATCTGTTCAGAAAGCTAAGTCTGTGTTGAAGGATAATAATACAAGCAAGG AGAGTTTTGGTAGGCCTGACCATACAGAGAGTTTTGGTAGGCCTGACCAAACTGGTTCAAGAAGACCAGTCATGATCAGCGAAAGATCCATTGAGCGATCTATAGATGCGGTGAATGAGGGAGATGCGGAAAAGAGTG GACATTGGGATACTGGTTGCCAGTTCCCAATGTTCCAAACAGGATTAGGGAAGCCTGTTGCTGTGAGCTGGAACTCAGTTCAGAAGGCAAGGGCAGTATTGGAGGAAGAAAAAATTAAAACAACTG GACATGGAGATAGCAGTGTTTGCGCCACAACTCTTCAAAGTGAAACGCCAAGGTCTGTTTTGATGAGTAGCAGTTTGATCATGACTGATAGAAGTGTTACACCGAATGGAGATAGTGCAGTGCAAG AGAAAAATCACGAGGATGGCAACCACTTGCCGTTGTTTCAAACCGGGTCAGGGAGGTCAATTGCTATAAGTAAGAGCTCATTTAAGAGGGCAACTGCAGTTCTGGAGCCAAGGAATATTACAAAGGAATTGGAAG ATGAAGCTCATTTAGATGGTGGCCATGATACTCCCATGTTCAAAACTGGATTAGGAAGGTCTAACTTAGCAAGTGATGGCTGTAGAACTGAATTGTGTATCTTAGAAGCTGAAGAAGCAGTCAAAAGTG TAAACAATTACAACAGAGAAGCCTTTGTTGAAGTGCCAGCGTTCCAAGCTGGGATACAAACGTTTGTACCCCAAAACAGAAGTTCAAGTCATAAGGCCAGTATGCTTTTGGAGCAACGAAACTTCACGGAGAAAG GATACAAAGACTCTGGAAGTCAACTGCCAATGTTTCGAACCGGATCTGGAAAGTCAGTCTTGATTAGTGAAAGCTCAGTGCAGAAAGCAAAGGCTGTTCTGGAGGAAGAGGTCAAAATAAACAGAG ATAATCATAATCTCCTTAACATGGACAAAAATATTCCTGTCTTTGCTTCACCTCTCAAGACAAGCTGTGCAAGAACAGTTAATATATCTTCAGCTGGTGTATCTCGAGCTGCTACTTTGTTGGGCTTGGAGGAGAATaccctttcaacacaattttttggACATGTGGGCGATAAGCTTGGCACGAAAATAAAATTTGAACGGAAAAATCCAGAACAGAGGCTTGCATCTGGTCCAACAGAAAACCAAGTGCGTAAGGAACCACACCGGCCATTTGAACTTTCTAATAACACAGTTTCTGATTCTGGTGAACATTCTATCAGATTCAGTACCGCGGGAGGCAGATCAATGGCTATTTCTAGTGATGCACTTCAACGTGCGAGAAGCCTTCTGGGTGAATCAGATCACGTGGTTTCAACAAATAATTTAGTAGGCCGCTCTTTGGCATCTGCATGTAATGTTGAGATGCCAAATTCAACCGTCGCCCCAAAAGGTGGACCTGATTTATCAAAAATAAGTAGGGTCAATGGAAAAACCGAACTTACAACATTTTCCCACCAGGCAATGTCTGATAGGAAGCACACTGGATCCTTTGAAAATGCTGTACCTGTTATCCCGGCGACTAACAAACAACCCAATATGTTTCATGTTGGGAGTCGTTCAATCAGTGAAATTCCAAAGATCCCGAAGCCCTCTTCCATGTGCTTATCTGAAACTGACAATGCAAATGACACTAAAGATAAGACCCAGCGACTCCATATGCCAGCTGGAGCGTTGGTTGACATTAGTAACTTCATGGGCACACATTCTGGAAATATTGACCATGCTGTTAATGAGAAGAGAAGAATTGAGGGAAGAAACACTGCATCTTCCTTTAAACGCCCCCGCTCTTCCAGATAG
- the LOC119267072 gene encoding protein BREAST CANCER SUSCEPTIBILITY 2 homolog A-like isoform X1, which translates to MARRWQVWGRPDGSQLWIPAPDPDAPPPPPAAAPPLPPPGRAAGTAAASFEDAQVKGRGAADGCRVESMADLLVQARNKLLEGDGMAGATGDAGKGELFCTGSGRPVSLSERAIRKARALVGEDVEKAGIKRKQSFGDVPDVEGGLREMGAPFRGGTMPPLFQTGSGKAVLPGRNSIQKARAILEDVDSAAGAAQPMFRTGMGRAVPVNRTLIDKARAVLEGQTAVEQGHYDESVDGMEQFPLFQTGSGRVVSVSSASVQKAKSVLKDNNTSKENTESFGRPDHTESFGRPDQTGSRRPVMISERSIERSIDAVNEGDAEKSGHWDTGCQFPMFQTGLGKPVAVSWNSVQKARAVLEEEKIKTTGHGDSSVCATTLQSETPRSVLMSSSLIMTDRSVTPNGDSAVQEKNHEDGNHLPLFQTGSGRSIAISKSSFKRATAVLEPRNITKELEDEAHLDGGHDTPMFKTGLGRSNLASDGCRTELCILEAEEAVKSVNNYNREAFVEVPAFQAGIQTFVPQNRSSSHKASMLLEQRNFTEKGYKDSGSQLPMFRTGSGKSVLISESSVQKAKAVLEEEVKINRDNHNLLNMDKNIPVFASPLKTSCARTVNISSAGVSRAATLLGLEENTLSTQFFGHVGDKLGTKIKFERKNPEQRLASGPTENQVRKEPHRPFELSNNTVSDSGEHSIRFSTAGGRSMAISSDALQRARSLLGESDHVVSTNNLVGRSLASACNVEMPNSTVAPKGGPDLSKISRVNGKTELTTFSHQAMSDRKHTGSFENAVPVIPATNKQPNMFHVGSRSISEIPKIPKPSSMCLSETDNANDTKDKTQRLHMPAGALVDISNFMGTHSGNIDHAVNEKRRIEGRNTASSFKRPRSSR; encoded by the exons ATGGCGAGAAGGTGGCAGGTCTGGGGCCGGCCCGACGGCAGCCAACTCTGGAtccccgcccccgaccccgacgcgccgccgccgccgcccgccgcggccCCGCCTCTTCCTCCGCCGGGGCGCGCCGCGGGGACAGCCGCCGCTTCATTTGAGGACGCGCAGGTCAAAG GCCGGGGCGCTGCTGACGGATGCCGCGTCGAGTCCATGGCCGACCTCCTCGTCCAAG CGCGGAACAAGCTGCTCGAAGGTGATGGGATGGCCGGAGCAACCGGGGATGCAGGAAAAGGCGAGCTGTTCTGCACTGGATCGGGGAGACCAGTGTCCCTCAGCGAGAGGGCTATAAGGAAGGCCAGGGCGTTGGTCGGGGAGGATGTGGAGAAGGCTGGTATTAAGAGAA AGCAATCATTTGGCGATGTACCTGATGTAGAAGGCGGATTGAGAGAAATGGGCGCCCCATTTAGAG GTGGAACCATGCCCCCATTGTTCCAAACTGGGTCAGGAAAAGCGGTCTTGCCGGGCAGGAACTCAATCCAAAAGGCAAGAGCTATTTTAGAAG ATGTTGATAGTGCTGCTGGTGCCGCACAACCAATGTTCCGTACTGGAATGGGTAGGGCGGTTCCTGTGAACCGGACCCTTATTGACAAGGCAAGAGCTGTTTTGGAGGGACAAACAGCTGTAGAACAAGGTCATTATGATGAGA GTGTGGACGGCATGGAACAGTTTCCATTGTTCCAAACTGGTTCAGGAAGAGTTGTATCAGTCAGTTCAGCATCTGTTCAGAAAGCTAAGTCTGTGTTGAAGGATAATAATACAAGCAAGG AAAATACAGAGAGTTTTGGTAGGCCTGACCATACAGAGAGTTTTGGTAGGCCTGACCAAACTGGTTCAAGAAGACCAGTCATGATCAGCGAAAGATCCATTGAGCGATCTATAGATGCGGTGAATGAGGGAGATGCGGAAAAGAGTG GACATTGGGATACTGGTTGCCAGTTCCCAATGTTCCAAACAGGATTAGGGAAGCCTGTTGCTGTGAGCTGGAACTCAGTTCAGAAGGCAAGGGCAGTATTGGAGGAAGAAAAAATTAAAACAACTG GACATGGAGATAGCAGTGTTTGCGCCACAACTCTTCAAAGTGAAACGCCAAGGTCTGTTTTGATGAGTAGCAGTTTGATCATGACTGATAGAAGTGTTACACCGAATGGAGATAGTGCAGTGCAAG AGAAAAATCACGAGGATGGCAACCACTTGCCGTTGTTTCAAACCGGGTCAGGGAGGTCAATTGCTATAAGTAAGAGCTCATTTAAGAGGGCAACTGCAGTTCTGGAGCCAAGGAATATTACAAAGGAATTGGAAG ATGAAGCTCATTTAGATGGTGGCCATGATACTCCCATGTTCAAAACTGGATTAGGAAGGTCTAACTTAGCAAGTGATGGCTGTAGAACTGAATTGTGTATCTTAGAAGCTGAAGAAGCAGTCAAAAGTG TAAACAATTACAACAGAGAAGCCTTTGTTGAAGTGCCAGCGTTCCAAGCTGGGATACAAACGTTTGTACCCCAAAACAGAAGTTCAAGTCATAAGGCCAGTATGCTTTTGGAGCAACGAAACTTCACGGAGAAAG GATACAAAGACTCTGGAAGTCAACTGCCAATGTTTCGAACCGGATCTGGAAAGTCAGTCTTGATTAGTGAAAGCTCAGTGCAGAAAGCAAAGGCTGTTCTGGAGGAAGAGGTCAAAATAAACAGAG ATAATCATAATCTCCTTAACATGGACAAAAATATTCCTGTCTTTGCTTCACCTCTCAAGACAAGCTGTGCAAGAACAGTTAATATATCTTCAGCTGGTGTATCTCGAGCTGCTACTTTGTTGGGCTTGGAGGAGAATaccctttcaacacaattttttggACATGTGGGCGATAAGCTTGGCACGAAAATAAAATTTGAACGGAAAAATCCAGAACAGAGGCTTGCATCTGGTCCAACAGAAAACCAAGTGCGTAAGGAACCACACCGGCCATTTGAACTTTCTAATAACACAGTTTCTGATTCTGGTGAACATTCTATCAGATTCAGTACCGCGGGAGGCAGATCAATGGCTATTTCTAGTGATGCACTTCAACGTGCGAGAAGCCTTCTGGGTGAATCAGATCACGTGGTTTCAACAAATAATTTAGTAGGCCGCTCTTTGGCATCTGCATGTAATGTTGAGATGCCAAATTCAACCGTCGCCCCAAAAGGTGGACCTGATTTATCAAAAATAAGTAGGGTCAATGGAAAAACCGAACTTACAACATTTTCCCACCAGGCAATGTCTGATAGGAAGCACACTGGATCCTTTGAAAATGCTGTACCTGTTATCCCGGCGACTAACAAACAACCCAATATGTTTCATGTTGGGAGTCGTTCAATCAGTGAAATTCCAAAGATCCCGAAGCCCTCTTCCATGTGCTTATCTGAAACTGACAATGCAAATGACACTAAAGATAAGACCCAGCGACTCCATATGCCAGCTGGAGCGTTGGTTGACATTAGTAACTTCATGGGCACACATTCTGGAAATATTGACCATGCTGTTAATGAGAAGAGAAGAATTGAGGGAAGAAACACTGCATCTTCCTTTAAACGCCCCCGCTCTTCCAGATAG